The DNA window ACTGGATCGACGTCGTGCACATGTTCATGGAGCAGGACGACCCGATCAGCGCCGTTGCCGCCGGTGGGGTCTATCACTACAACGATGGCCGCACGGCGCCGGACACGATTTCCGTGCTGCTTGAGTATCCAAAGAAATGGACCGCTACCTTTGAAGCGACCCTCGCCCCCGGCATCAAAGGCGCGGCGGTCGAGATGTGTGGCACCGATGGGCGTCTCTACATCACGCGCGCCGAATCGCAGTTCTGGCCGAATGAGAAGAACCCGCAACCGATCATCACCAAGAGCCCCGGCGATCAGACCGTTGAGCATGTCCAGAACTTTCTCGATTGCATGCGCTCGCGCAAGCGTCCGAACGGCGATGTCTTAATCGGCCATCGTTCGGCGCAGGCCAGCCATCTCGGCAACATCGCCTATGTCCAGCAGCGGCGTCTGAAGTTTGACCCGCAGCGCGAAGAGATTCTGCCGCTCTAGGAGCTTTCCATGGAAGTCTGGCTCCGCCAATTGCCGGTAAAGCTCGACCCGCTGCGCCACCTGCTCTGCTGCACCCTGCAGCAGACGCAGGAAGAGGTGGCGGAGGCTACGCGCGGCCTGAGCGACGAACAGACTTGGCTGCGTCCCTACGGGCTGAGTCCGCTTGGCTTCCATTTGAGTCACATTCCCGGGTCGATCGACCGGCTGCTCACTTATGCCGAAGGTCGCAATCTTGACGAGTTGCAACTCCAGGCCCTCAAGAACGAACTCTCTGCGCAGCATCCATTGGCGGAACTGGTTTCGCGGCTGGATACGGCACTCGCCCAGGCAAGGCTCCGTGTGGAAGCTCTCCACCTGGAAGAGCTGGCAGAGACGCGTTATATCGGGCGTGCGCGGATCGAGGTGCCTCTGGGGACGCTGCTCGCACACATCGCCGAACACACGCAGCGGCATCTGGGGCAAATCACAAGCCTCACCAAGCTATTGCGCCGGCTCTGATAAACTTCCGGATGGTTCCCTGATGAAGCTTGCCCTCTTCTCTCTCCTCACCATGACGATGTCTTTACTCGCAGAATCACCCCAGGTCTTTACGCTCAAGAACAAGGCGGGCATGGAGGTGACCATCACCAATTACGGCGCGATTGTGACCTCAATGCGGGTGCCGGATAAGAACGGCAAACTCGAAGACGTCGTGCTGGGCTTTGACAAGGCCGAAGAGTACATCGCAAAACCGGCCAATCCCTATTTCGGTGCGGTGGTCGGGCGTTATGGCAATCGCATTGCGAAAGGCAAGTTCACGCTCGAGGGCAAGGAGTATCAACTCGCCACCAACAATGGTCCGAACGCGCTGCACGGCGGTCTGCAGGGCTTCAGTAAGCGCTTCTGGAAGCCAGCTCTTTCTGGCAACACGCTCACGCTCGACTACACTAGTGCTGACATGGAAGAAGGCTATCCTGGCGAACTCAAGGTGCGCGTGGTCTATCGCTTGACGGACGACAATGCGCTGCAGATCGACTACACGGCCAACACCAATAAGACAACCGTATTGAATGTCACCAATCACAGCTACTTCAACCTGACAGGACCCTCCGGCAAAGACATCCTCGGCCACATCCTGAAGCTGAATGCCAGCAAGTTCACGCCTGTCGATGCAACTCTGATCCCCACCGGCGAGCTGCGGCCTGTCGCGGGCACGCCCTTTGACTTCCTGAAGCCCACTGCCATTGGTGCTCGCATGGATCAGAAGGAGCAGCAGATCCAGCACGGTGGCGGCTACGATCACAACTTCGTGCTCGACAAGAGCGGCGCTGCGGGGCCGCAGCAGGCAGCGGAAGTGTATGACCCCATTTCAGGCCGCGTGCTGACCGTT is part of the Bryobacter aggregatus MPL3 genome and encodes:
- a CDS encoding DinB family protein, translated to MEVWLRQLPVKLDPLRHLLCCTLQQTQEEVAEATRGLSDEQTWLRPYGLSPLGFHLSHIPGSIDRLLTYAEGRNLDELQLQALKNELSAQHPLAELVSRLDTALAQARLRVEALHLEELAETRYIGRARIEVPLGTLLAHIAEHTQRHLGQITSLTKLLRRL
- a CDS encoding aldose epimerase family protein, producing the protein MKLALFSLLTMTMSLLAESPQVFTLKNKAGMEVTITNYGAIVTSMRVPDKNGKLEDVVLGFDKAEEYIAKPANPYFGAVVGRYGNRIAKGKFTLEGKEYQLATNNGPNALHGGLQGFSKRFWKPALSGNTLTLDYTSADMEEGYPGELKVRVVYRLTDDNALQIDYTANTNKTTVLNVTNHSYFNLTGPSGKDILGHILKLNASKFTPVDATLIPTGELRPVAGTPFDFLKPTAIGARMDQKEQQIQHGGGYDHNFVLDKSGAAGPQQAAEVYDPISGRVLTVSTTEPGVQFYTGNFLDGTFQGKGGKAYTKRMAFCLETQHYPDSPNHPAFPTTTLKPGQTYKSTTVFRFSVR